From a single Anaerolineales bacterium genomic region:
- a CDS encoding MBL fold metallo-hydrolase has protein sequence MKIHHLNCGTMHPFGLPRKDGTGGFFLRGDGVLHCLLVETSEGLALVDAGWGLRDCGDPTPAVRQFMALCSCARDPEETAVRQIKKLGAKPSDVKHIFLTHMHLDHAGALPDFPQAAIHLAGAELEACLRPRTYMERYAYRPEHWAHSPRWQAHETCGARWFDFDCAPPIRIGGADFVLIPFPGHTRGHCAVAVRGEGGWLLHCGDLYGYQPQVSPAQPYRYPNGALMERIVTAGFAMPRRHWKKIRQLLREHGGDVRAFCSHDAVNFPPYIPHEAPGEFP, from the coding sequence ATGAAAATCCATCACCTCAACTGCGGCACGATGCACCCGTTCGGCCTTCCCCGGAAGGACGGCACCGGCGGATTCTTCCTCCGCGGCGACGGCGTTCTCCATTGCCTGCTGGTCGAAACATCGGAAGGGCTGGCGTTGGTGGATGCCGGCTGGGGGTTGCGCGATTGCGGCGATCCGACGCCGGCGGTGCGCCAATTCATGGCGCTCTGCAGCTGTGCGCGCGATCCGGAAGAAACGGCCGTTCGGCAGATCAAGAAACTCGGCGCCAAACCTTCTGACGTCAAGCACATCTTCCTGACCCACATGCACCTGGACCATGCCGGCGCCTTGCCGGATTTTCCCCAAGCCGCAATCCACCTGGCCGGCGCGGAGCTCGAAGCGTGTCTGCGCCCGCGCACATATATGGAGAGGTACGCCTACCGGCCGGAGCATTGGGCCCATAGCCCGCGCTGGCAAGCCCACGAAACCTGCGGAGCGCGCTGGTTCGATTTTGATTGCGCCCCGCCGATCCGGATCGGCGGGGCCGATTTCGTCCTGATCCCGTTCCCCGGCCACACCCGCGGCCATTGCGCCGTCGCCGTGCGCGGGGAAGGCGGATGGCTCCTGCATTGCGGCGACCTTTACGGATACCAGCCGCAGGTATCCCCGGCTCAACCGTACCGCTATCCAAACGGCGCCCTGATGGAGAGGATCGTCACGGCGGGGTTTGCCATGCCCCGGCGGCATTGGAAGAAAATCCGGCAACTGCTGCGCGAACACGGAGGCGACGTGCGGGCGTTTTGCTCGCACGATGCGGTTAATTTTCCCCCGTACATCCCACATGAAGCGCCGGGCGAATTTCCATAA
- a CDS encoding YfhO family protein: MAFPSVVSGVKRFLLRLDPVYALLAAVLVFLFAPVLLGTRVIFWGLPLLQFAPWHETAKQTLLAGYLPLWNPWLGMGAPLLANAQSALLYPPNWILLIVPVEYGQGLLMVAHLLWAGIGMAKLSRRLGIGLLGQAASGLAFMLSGYLASRAWFLSINASVAWLPWIVLASERALRKEKGILDLRLALALCLQWLAGHWQTAWYTWWIAVGWMAVRAVADRPAGKALVRAGLRMLGASLAAALLGAAQFIPTAAYWLNSQRASGVDPEAALTYSFWPWRLVTLVAPNFFGNPAHGDYWGYANYWEDAVYIGLLPLGLAVSALVDRLRRRGAAGFPYGYLAALAGFSLLLGLGKNTPVFPFLFAHVPSFNFFQAPSRMTIGFVFALCLLAAAGAQRWQQSASTSWRTAANIGVASAAALAAGIAATYLAFIRRDTFAPSVAATGGIGILIALLALLKYLAKRRPPLARWVAPAAAALIALDLGLAAAGLVPTAPPSLYREENPAAAGIAATLGERRIYMPEAIRYELMYHRAFLFRIFAGLADWMDVRRWELPNVCILDSLPAADNFDSFVPRRYAVLVREVETLPAELRDRLLGMMDVGAVWEWPPGDGDPTLRYLSGGARAWGVCRAQWALGGEDALRAVTAEQFDPARTVILEAGSGEEGTDCASPPRVEIAAGADPNRVRIEVDFAQDGFLVLADVNDDGWQAFLDGERVPNLQADYAFRAVRVPAGRHTVEFRYAPPAFWGGALASVGALLALCAAAAVRLMRRTRRRAPPAGSPETAG; this comes from the coding sequence GTGGCGTTTCCTTCTGTTGTTTCCGGCGTGAAGCGGTTCCTCCTCCGTCTGGATCCGGTATACGCCTTGCTCGCGGCCGTCCTCGTCTTCCTGTTCGCGCCGGTCTTGCTCGGCACGCGGGTCATCTTCTGGGGACTTCCGCTGCTTCAATTCGCCCCCTGGCACGAGACCGCAAAACAAACCCTGCTCGCCGGATATTTGCCGCTTTGGAATCCGTGGCTGGGGATGGGCGCACCCCTTCTGGCCAACGCCCAATCCGCGCTGCTCTATCCGCCGAACTGGATTCTGCTGATCGTCCCGGTGGAGTACGGCCAGGGCCTGCTGATGGTCGCGCATCTTTTATGGGCCGGCATCGGCATGGCGAAGCTCAGCCGGCGGCTCGGAATCGGCCTCTTGGGCCAGGCGGCATCCGGATTGGCCTTCATGCTTTCCGGATACCTCGCCTCCCGGGCGTGGTTTCTCAGCATCAACGCCTCGGTGGCCTGGCTGCCGTGGATCGTTCTGGCGTCCGAGCGCGCGCTGCGGAAGGAAAAAGGCATCCTCGATCTCCGGCTCGCGTTGGCGCTCTGCTTGCAATGGCTGGCCGGGCATTGGCAGACGGCGTGGTACACCTGGTGGATCGCCGTCGGCTGGATGGCGGTGCGCGCCGTGGCGGACCGCCCGGCGGGGAAGGCCCTCGTGCGCGCGGGGTTGCGTATGCTGGGTGCCAGCCTAGCGGCCGCGCTTCTGGGCGCGGCGCAATTCATCCCCACCGCCGCCTATTGGCTGAACTCGCAGCGCGCGTCGGGCGTGGATCCGGAGGCGGCGCTCACCTATTCCTTCTGGCCGTGGCGGCTGGTGACGCTGGTGGCGCCGAACTTTTTCGGGAATCCGGCTCACGGCGATTATTGGGGTTACGCCAATTATTGGGAGGATGCGGTCTATATCGGCTTGCTCCCGCTCGGCCTTGCCGTCTCGGCGCTTGTCGACCGGCTGCGCCGCCGGGGTGCGGCGGGGTTTCCCTACGGCTATCTCGCGGCGCTTGCGGGCTTCTCGCTGCTGCTTGGGCTGGGGAAAAACACACCGGTCTTCCCGTTCCTCTTCGCGCATGTCCCGAGCTTCAATTTCTTCCAGGCTCCCTCGCGGATGACGATCGGGTTCGTGTTCGCTTTGTGCCTCCTGGCGGCGGCCGGCGCCCAGCGCTGGCAACAATCCGCCTCGACCTCCTGGCGGACCGCGGCCAACATCGGCGTAGCGTCGGCTGCGGCGCTGGCGGCCGGGATCGCGGCGACGTATCTTGCGTTCATCCGCCGGGATACTTTCGCACCTTCCGTCGCAGCCACCGGCGGAATCGGGATCCTGATCGCCCTGCTTGCGCTGCTCAAATACCTTGCGAAGCGCCGGCCGCCGCTCGCGCGCTGGGTCGCCCCCGCGGCGGCTGCCCTGATCGCGCTGGATCTCGGACTGGCAGCCGCCGGATTGGTCCCTACTGCGCCGCCTTCCCTCTACCGGGAGGAAAACCCCGCGGCCGCCGGGATCGCCGCGACCCTCGGGGAGCGGCGGATCTACATGCCGGAAGCGATCCGCTACGAGCTGATGTACCACCGGGCGTTTCTCTTCCGCATCTTTGCGGGGCTGGCGGATTGGATGGACGTCCGGCGCTGGGAGCTCCCCAACGTGTGCATTCTGGATTCCCTCCCGGCCGCGGACAATTTCGATTCGTTCGTCCCCCGGCGTTACGCCGTTCTGGTGCGGGAGGTGGAGACACTTCCCGCGGAGCTGCGCGATCGGTTGTTGGGGATGATGGATGTCGGCGCGGTGTGGGAATGGCCGCCGGGCGACGGGGATCCCACCCTGCGATACCTCTCCGGCGGCGCCCGGGCCTGGGGGGTGTGCCGCGCGCAATGGGCGCTCGGCGGGGAGGACGCCCTCCGCGCGGTGACGGCCGAGCAGTTCGACCCGGCGCGGACGGTGATCCTCGAGGCGGGAAGCGGGGAAGAGGGGACGGATTGCGCTTCGCCCCCCCGGGTGGAAATCGCCGCGGGCGCCGATCCGAACCGCGTGCGGATCGAAGTCGACTTCGCGCAAGATGGGTTCCTTGTTCTGGCCGATGTAAATGACGACGGGTGGCAGGCGTTCCTCGACGGGGAACGCGTCCCGAATCTCCAGGCGGATTATGCATTCCGCGCCGTGCGGGTGCCCGCCGGCAGGCACACGGTCGAATTCCGGTACGCGCCGCCCGCCTTTTGGGGGGGCGCGCTGGCGTCGGTCGGCGCGCTGCTGGCGCTCTGCGCCGCGGCCGCCGTGCGGCTCATGCGGCGGACCCGCAGGCGCGCTCCGCCCGCCGGATCTCCGGAGACGGCCGGATGA